In Fusobacterium perfoetens ATCC 29250, a genomic segment contains:
- a CDS encoding cytochrome c biogenesis CcdA family protein → MVYLTIFLGGILSFFSPCILPVLPLYIGYLSGNNLENKKKLILNTIFFTIGISFAFIVLSMGFSTFGMFLQKYRDLISKISGILIIFLGFFQIGLFRVSTLERERRMEIEIKNINPIVAFLFGFTFSFAWTPCIGPALSSILFTITALKDIKQGYILMGFYTLGFTLPFLITALFSSYFIKIFRKNMNVVNYTSKIMGILLVILGIIVFMGKLNEIIGYLL, encoded by the coding sequence ATGGTATATTTAACAATTTTTTTAGGTGGGATTTTATCTTTTTTTTCACCTTGTATTTTACCAGTACTTCCACTTTATATTGGATATTTATCAGGAAATAATTTGGAAAATAAAAAGAAATTAATATTAAATACTATATTTTTTACAATTGGTATATCCTTTGCATTTATTGTATTAAGTATGGGATTTTCAACTTTTGGAATGTTTTTACAAAAATATAGAGATTTAATAAGTAAAATTTCAGGTATTCTTATTATATTTTTAGGTTTTTTTCAAATAGGATTATTTAGAGTGTCTACTTTAGAAAGAGAAAGAAGAATGGAAATTGAAATAAAAAATATAAATCCTATAGTAGCATTTTTATTTGGATTTACATTTAGTTTTGCTTGGACACCATGTATTGGACCAGCTCTTTCGAGTATACTATTTACAATAACAGCTTTAAAAGATATAAAACAAGGATATATTTTAATGGGATTTTATACTTTAGGTTTTACTTTACCTTTTTTAATAACTGCTTTATTTAGTTCATATTTTATAAAAATTTTTAGAAAAAATATGAATGTAGTAAATTATACTAGTAAAATAATGGGTATTTTATTAGTAATTTTAGGAATAATTGTTTTTATGGGAAAATTAAATGAAATAATAGGTTATTTATTATAA